One window from the genome of Methylomarinovum caldicuralii encodes:
- a CDS encoding sulfite exporter TauE/SafE family protein, whose translation MTLAILLSLLIGITLGLLGGGGSILTVPILVYALHVEAKEAIATSLLVVGVTSFVAMLQHARRGSVSWRVGLVFGLAGMAGAYLGGWMARFIPSPLLLLFFALIMFATAWAMLRNGHKAEQPRNPGDCLDCIPLGEVIVHGLVVGAVTGLVGAGGGFLVVPALTLLGGLPMHLAIGTSLLVIAMKSAAGFLGYLTHVSVDYKLASVVAGSAVAGSFLGSWLAHRIHARHLRKGFAWFVIAMACYILYRERLKILPSLLDLWAHLQVLAAPLFS comes from the coding sequence ATGACACTTGCCATTCTGCTCTCGCTGCTGATCGGGATCACCCTCGGGCTGCTGGGGGGCGGCGGATCGATCCTGACCGTTCCCATCCTGGTCTATGCCCTGCACGTGGAGGCCAAAGAGGCCATCGCCACCTCGCTGCTGGTGGTGGGGGTGACCAGCTTCGTCGCCATGCTCCAGCACGCCCGCCGCGGTTCGGTCAGCTGGCGGGTGGGGCTGGTGTTCGGGCTGGCGGGGATGGCCGGCGCCTATCTGGGCGGCTGGATGGCGCGTTTCATTCCCTCGCCCCTCCTGTTGCTCTTCTTCGCCCTCATCATGTTCGCCACCGCCTGGGCGATGCTGCGCAACGGCCACAAAGCCGAACAGCCGCGCAATCCCGGCGACTGCCTCGACTGCATCCCGCTGGGGGAGGTGATTGTGCACGGCCTGGTGGTGGGGGCGGTGACCGGTCTGGTGGGCGCAGGCGGCGGCTTTTTGGTGGTGCCGGCCCTGACCCTGCTGGGGGGATTGCCCATGCACCTGGCCATCGGCACCTCGCTGCTGGTGATCGCGATGAAATCCGCCGCCGGTTTCCTGGGGTATCTGACCCACGTCAGCGTGGATTACAAGTTGGCCTCCGTGGTGGCCGGTTCCGCCGTGGCCGGTTCCTTTCTCGGCAGCTGGCTGGCCCACCGCATCCATGCCCGTCATCTGCGCAAGGGGTTCGCCTGGTTCGTCATCGCCATGGCCTGTTACATCCTCTACCGGGAACGTTTGAAGATTCTGCCGTCCCTGCTGGATCTGTGGGCGCATTTGCAGGTTCTCGCCGCACCGCTGTTTTCCTGA
- a CDS encoding serine protease, protein MGRLGVLLCGWLLAAAALAGLPETIVRVKPAVVAVGTYQRTRAPAAVFRGTGFAVADGLHLLTNAHVLPEKLAADKGEILAIFFKTEGRDRLRRAEVVAVDRTHDVALLRVGGKPLPTLSLGDSDRVREGALYAFTGYPIGMVLGLYPVTHRGIVSSITPIAIPAPRAGFLDPKLLRRLNQPYRVFQLDATAYPGNSGSPLYDPETGAVVGIINKVFVKESKENLLSKPSGISYAIPIRYAERLLRQVGLR, encoded by the coding sequence ATGGGGCGACTGGGTGTCTTGCTGTGCGGCTGGCTGCTGGCCGCCGCCGCCCTTGCCGGACTGCCGGAGACCATCGTCCGCGTCAAGCCTGCGGTCGTCGCCGTCGGTACCTATCAGCGCACCCGGGCGCCGGCGGCGGTGTTCCGGGGGACGGGGTTCGCCGTCGCCGACGGCCTGCACCTGCTCACCAACGCCCACGTGCTTCCGGAGAAGCTGGCGGCTGACAAGGGCGAGATTCTGGCGATCTTCTTCAAGACCGAAGGCCGCGACCGTCTGCGCCGGGCCGAAGTGGTGGCGGTGGACAGGACACATGACGTCGCCCTGCTGCGAGTCGGCGGCAAGCCACTCCCAACGCTCTCTCTGGGGGATTCCGACCGGGTGAGGGAAGGGGCGCTGTACGCCTTTACCGGCTATCCCATCGGCATGGTGCTGGGCCTGTATCCGGTGACCCACCGGGGTATCGTCTCCAGCATCACCCCCATCGCCATTCCCGCCCCCCGTGCCGGTTTCCTCGACCCCAAACTGCTGCGCCGCCTCAACCAGCCCTACCGCGTGTTCCAGCTCGACGCCACCGCCTATCCCGGCAACAGCGGCAGCCCCCTGTACGACCCGGAAACCGGTGCGGTGGTCGGCATCATCAACAAGGTGTTCGTCAAGGAGAGCAAGGAAAATTTGCTCAGCAAGCCCAGCGGGATCAGTTACGCGATCCCGATCCGTTACGCGGAGCGGCTGCTGCGGCAGGTGGGGTTGCGCTAG
- a CDS encoding HDOD domain-containing protein, whose protein sequence is MTQPLSPAQLLEDDRELPSLPDVVVRLRAAIDDPASTADTLAEIIASDPALTARLLKLANSPLYGFGGRIDTISRAVTLVGLEPIYHLALATTAVSVFRGIPAHLIDMDEFWVQSTYCGVVARLLARAAGVLHPERLFVAGLLHGIGSLVLYVKLPDPSREVLLASQGRRELIPLLEKDLLGFTYADVGGEIARRWKLPPWLQTAIAWQLNPEQAGDFGMATGILCLANRLTDVLVHGDAIEDILAEVPAGVRELVPLAEGQILGVMTEVTSEFTEVAAVLLSV, encoded by the coding sequence ATGACACAACCCCTCTCTCCCGCACAACTGCTGGAAGATGACCGGGAATTGCCCTCCCTGCCGGACGTGGTGGTCCGGCTTCGGGCCGCCATCGACGATCCGGCCTCCACCGCCGACACCCTGGCCGAGATCATCGCCAGTGATCCGGCTCTGACCGCCCGGTTGCTGAAGCTGGCCAATAGCCCGCTGTACGGTTTCGGCGGCCGTATCGACACTATCAGCCGGGCGGTGACCCTGGTGGGACTGGAGCCTATCTATCATCTGGCGCTGGCGACCACCGCGGTCAGCGTCTTCCGGGGCATTCCCGCCCATCTGATCGACATGGACGAATTCTGGGTGCAGAGCACCTATTGCGGCGTGGTCGCCCGCCTGCTGGCCCGGGCCGCCGGGGTGCTGCACCCGGAGCGTCTGTTCGTCGCCGGCCTGCTGCACGGGATCGGCAGTTTGGTCCTGTACGTCAAATTGCCGGACCCATCCAGGGAAGTGCTGCTCGCCAGTCAGGGGCGGCGGGAGCTGATCCCGCTGCTGGAGAAGGATCTGCTCGGCTTCACCTATGCCGACGTCGGCGGCGAGATCGCCCGCCGCTGGAAACTGCCGCCCTGGCTGCAGACCGCCATCGCCTGGCAGCTCAATCCGGAGCAGGCGGGCGATTTCGGGATGGCAACCGGGATTCTCTGCCTCGCCAACCGCCTCACGGACGTGCTGGTCCACGGCGATGCCATCGAGGACATTCTGGCGGAGGTTCCCGCCGGCGTCAGGGAGCTGGTGCCTTTGGCAGAGGGCCAGATACTGGGGGTGATGACCGAAGTGACCAGCGAATTCACCGAGGTCGCCGCCGTGCTGCTGTCGGTATGA
- a CDS encoding lytic transglycosylase domain-containing protein: MWRRLGWLLWLTGWVPVAGADVYKYVDANGRVYYADERKHPGYRLIIRTPRPRPASGGGMLPRRRSRFAPLIEQVAKKYALDPRLLHAVIRAESAYDPKAVSPKGAVGLMQLLPRTARRYGIDDPRDPKANLEAGARYLRDLLRRFKDVRLAVAAYNAGEAAVEKYGNRIPPYRETRRYVARVMQFYGS, from the coding sequence ATGTGGCGACGACTGGGATGGTTGCTGTGGCTGACGGGCTGGGTTCCGGTGGCGGGGGCGGACGTCTATAAATACGTCGATGCCAACGGCCGGGTGTATTACGCCGACGAGCGCAAGCACCCCGGCTACCGTCTCATCATCCGCACCCCCAGGCCCCGTCCGGCATCCGGCGGCGGGATGCTGCCGCGGCGGCGCAGCCGTTTCGCCCCCCTCATTGAACAGGTGGCCAAAAAATACGCCCTCGATCCCCGCCTGCTGCACGCGGTGATCCGGGCGGAATCGGCCTACGACCCCAAGGCGGTTTCCCCCAAGGGGGCGGTCGGGCTGATGCAGCTGCTGCCCCGGACCGCCCGTCGCTATGGCATCGACGACCCCCGCGATCCCAAGGCCAATCTCGAGGCAGGGGCCCGTTACCTGCGGGATTTGCTGCGCCGCTTCAAGGATGTCAGACTGGCGGTGGCGGCCTACAATGCCGGGGAGGCGGCGGTGGAGAAATACGGCAACCGCATCCCGCCCTACCGGGAAACCCGCCGCTACGTGGCGCGGGTCATGCAATTTTATGGGTCCTGA
- a CDS encoding MBL fold metallo-hydrolase: MTSPTVQPFFHDQSDTFSYVVSCPETRQCAIIDACLDFAYNAGRIRTESADKIVAYVEDNGLTVQWILETHAHADHLSAAAYLKSKLGGKIAIGEHVKEVQQFFKGLYNVDDVSGDGREFDRLFADGDTFQIGNVPVRVMHTPGHTPACITYVVNEECAFVGDTVFMPDYGTARCDFPNGSSRQLYRSIRDKILALPEDTKLYMCHDYRPNAPGPRYVTTVKEERERNPLVHDGTSEDQFVKIRDGIDRVLPAPQYILPSLQVNIRAGHMPPPEAGGKRYLKLPLNVLGSNNVDLDF, encoded by the coding sequence ATGACTTCACCGACCGTTCAACCGTTTTTCCACGATCAGTCCGATACCTTCAGCTACGTGGTAAGCTGCCCGGAAACCCGGCAGTGTGCAATCATTGACGCCTGCCTGGATTTCGCCTACAACGCCGGGCGAATTCGCACCGAAAGCGCCGATAAGATCGTTGCCTACGTCGAGGACAACGGCCTGACGGTGCAATGGATCCTGGAAACCCACGCCCACGCCGACCATCTGAGCGCGGCCGCCTACCTGAAAAGCAAACTGGGCGGGAAGATCGCCATCGGCGAGCACGTCAAGGAGGTGCAGCAGTTCTTCAAGGGATTGTATAACGTTGACGACGTTTCCGGGGACGGGCGCGAGTTCGACCGGCTGTTCGCCGACGGAGACACTTTCCAGATCGGCAACGTGCCGGTGCGGGTGATGCACACGCCGGGACACACGCCCGCCTGTATCACCTACGTGGTCAACGAGGAATGCGCCTTCGTGGGGGATACCGTGTTCATGCCCGACTACGGCACCGCCCGTTGCGATTTCCCCAACGGCAGTTCGCGGCAACTGTACCGTTCCATCCGCGATAAGATCCTGGCGCTGCCGGAGGACACCAAGCTCTACATGTGCCACGACTACCGCCCCAATGCGCCGGGGCCGCGCTACGTCACCACGGTGAAGGAGGAACGCGAACGCAATCCCCTGGTGCACGACGGTACCAGCGAGGACCAGTTCGTCAAGATCCGCGACGGCATCGACCGGGTGCTGCCGGCGCCGCAGTACATCCTGCCGTCGCTGCAGGTCAACATCCGCGCCGGACACATGCCGCCGCCGGAGGCGGGCGGCAAGCGTTACCTGAAGCTGCCGCTCAATGTCCTGGGCAGCAACAACGTCGATCTGGATTTCTAA
- a CDS encoding zinc ribbon domain-containing protein, translated as MQAWRKPLQSLVAILFTWLIGVVVASSDLFAETPLLRGLSLADLALFLTQLVILVLLFVLARQIQAALPENGRIASFLRAILPPLATLVILLLAQNLILDIVAPYLALWGEHLLVLLFWLLVIATAAWLVWTSYCHAPELIAGVLAFGGKLGQLPKKLNTCPACGAHRRDDGPYCSYCGTRLETGDSPAEKS; from the coding sequence ATGCAGGCCTGGCGGAAGCCGCTACAATCCCTGGTCGCAATCCTCTTCACCTGGCTGATCGGTGTCGTGGTCGCCAGCAGCGACCTGTTCGCCGAAACCCCGCTGCTGCGGGGACTGTCGCTGGCGGATCTGGCCCTGTTTCTCACCCAGCTGGTCATCCTGGTGCTGCTCTTCGTGCTGGCGCGCCAGATTCAGGCCGCCCTGCCGGAAAACGGCCGCATCGCCTCGTTTCTGCGCGCGATCCTGCCGCCCCTGGCCACTCTGGTGATTTTGCTGCTGGCACAGAACCTCATCCTCGATATCGTGGCGCCGTATCTGGCACTGTGGGGGGAACACCTGCTGGTGCTGCTGTTCTGGCTCCTGGTCATCGCCACCGCCGCCTGGCTGGTGTGGACCAGTTATTGCCACGCCCCGGAACTGATCGCCGGCGTTCTCGCCTTCGGCGGCAAACTGGGCCAGTTGCCCAAAAAGCTCAATACCTGTCCGGCCTGCGGCGCCCATCGCCGCGATGATGGCCCATACTGCAGCTACTGCGGGACCAGACTGGAAACCGGCGATTCCCCAGCGGAGAAAAGCTAA
- the crcB gene encoding fluoride efflux transporter CrcB, whose amino-acid sequence MTALQAVAIMMGGAAGALLRFLASSGIYQWLGRDFPYGTLAVNVIGSFLIGLLSEGLLAEPVGRLAVLYRPALLVGFLGAFTTFSTFSLETLNLIAQGQFWRALANVFASVLLCLSAVALGVVLGRSLLLLPAHLAPGHWLPYGQLLLNIIGAFLIGFVFHLASAHSQLSMEGRALVLISLLGVFVLASGLYLVFHLLERGHDLNHSWNLPLAVFLFNTLLCILAAWLGLIIGRAST is encoded by the coding sequence ATGACCGCCCTGCAGGCCGTTGCCATCATGATGGGCGGGGCGGCCGGCGCCCTGCTGCGGTTTCTGGCGTCCTCGGGAATCTATCAGTGGCTGGGACGGGATTTCCCCTACGGCACCCTGGCGGTCAACGTCATCGGTTCCTTCCTGATCGGCCTGCTCAGCGAAGGGCTGCTGGCCGAGCCGGTGGGGCGGCTGGCCGTCCTCTACCGTCCCGCCCTGCTGGTGGGCTTTCTCGGCGCCTTCACCACCTTTTCCACCTTCTCCCTGGAAACCCTCAATCTGATCGCACAGGGGCAGTTCTGGCGCGCCCTGGCCAATGTGTTCGCCAGCGTACTGCTGTGCTTGAGCGCTGTCGCCCTGGGCGTGGTGCTGGGCCGCAGCCTGTTGCTGTTGCCCGCCCATCTGGCACCGGGCCACTGGCTGCCCTATGGACAGTTGCTGCTCAACATCATCGGCGCCTTTTTGATCGGCTTCGTGTTTCACCTGGCCAGCGCCCACAGCCAGCTCAGCATGGAGGGACGCGCCCTGGTGCTGATCTCATTGCTGGGCGTCTTCGTGCTGGCCTCGGGACTGTATCTGGTGTTCCACCTGCTGGAACGGGGCCATGACCTGAACCATTCATGGAATCTGCCCCTGGCGGTTTTTCTGTTCAATACCCTGCTCTGCATCCTGGCTGCCTGGCTGGGACTCATCATAGGGAGGGCTTCCACATGA
- a CDS encoding DsrE family protein, protein MAKILISAKHGTNNPTLATLPYIAAKTAKEQGHEPIIFLWDEATALARPGAADCIQGVNIKPLKEVLATVIEQQIPVWVCKGCALARGVDPDNMIPNAEIKEMGDFIRALAECDKNVEY, encoded by the coding sequence ATGGCCAAGATTCTGATTTCCGCCAAACACGGCACTAACAATCCAACCCTGGCGACGCTGCCTTATATCGCCGCCAAGACCGCCAAGGAGCAGGGACACGAGCCTATCATCTTCCTGTGGGATGAGGCGACGGCTCTGGCCCGCCCCGGAGCGGCCGACTGCATTCAGGGAGTCAACATTAAACCGCTGAAGGAGGTTCTGGCGACGGTGATCGAGCAGCAGATTCCGGTCTGGGTTTGCAAGGGCTGCGCCCTGGCCCGCGGGGTCGATCCAGACAACATGATTCCCAACGCCGAAATCAAGGAGATGGGGGATTTCATCCGGGCCCTGGCCGAATGCGACAAGAACGTCGAATACTGA
- a CDS encoding PepSY-like domain-containing protein: MNGKWLITAALLGGFGLNLQAEEISLEQVPEAVRQAFQKAHPNARDVEVEYEADEYDEPLYEFEFRRNSHKEEALYHTDGSFFGYERKLSPGLLPPAVKAQVRQRFPDGKIEEAEVVVNAQGEPLAYEVEVETPAGEWELYFNADGSFINQRRG; encoded by the coding sequence ATGAACGGCAAATGGCTCATCACCGCGGCACTGCTGGGCGGTTTCGGATTGAACCTCCAGGCGGAGGAGATCTCCCTCGAACAGGTGCCCGAAGCGGTCCGGCAGGCATTTCAGAAAGCTCATCCGAATGCGCGCGACGTGGAAGTGGAATACGAAGCTGACGAATACGATGAACCGCTGTACGAGTTCGAGTTCCGCCGTAACAGCCACAAGGAAGAGGCGCTCTATCACACCGACGGCAGTTTTTTCGGGTATGAACGCAAGCTGTCACCCGGCCTGCTGCCGCCCGCCGTCAAGGCGCAGGTAAGGCAGCGTTTCCCGGACGGGAAAATCGAAGAGGCGGAGGTGGTCGTCAACGCCCAGGGCGAGCCGCTCGCCTATGAAGTGGAAGTCGAAACCCCTGCGGGGGAATGGGAGCTGTACTTCAACGCCGACGGCTCTTTCATCAACCAGCGCCGGGGCTGA
- the purT gene encoding formate-dependent phosphoribosylglycinamide formyltransferase — protein MHIGTPLTASATKVMLLGSGELGKEIAICCQRLGLEVIAVDRYENAPAQQVAHSAHVIDMTDPIQLEALLAREKPHWIVPEIEALATDTLARIEERGLATVVPCARAVQLTMDREGIRRLAAEELGLPTSRYAFAASLEELEAAVKGVGLPCFVKPTMSSSGKGQSHLTAPDQISAAWDKARSGGRVDRGRVIVEEKIDFDFEITLLTVRALDESGRSQIHFCQPIGHRQEQGDYVESWQPQPMTPKALEAAQAIAARVVEALGGLGLFGVELFVKGDQVWFSEVSPRPHDTGMVTMASQVQSEFELHVRAFLGLPVDTTLRRPGASAVIYGSVEGAGLVYEGIENALAVPESSLRLFGKPLAYPRRRMGVALATAETIEAARQGARRCAAGVRPELG, from the coding sequence ATGCACATCGGCACCCCTCTGACCGCCAGCGCCACCAAGGTCATGCTTCTGGGCAGCGGCGAGCTGGGCAAGGAGATTGCAATCTGCTGCCAGCGCCTCGGCCTGGAAGTGATCGCCGTGGACCGCTATGAAAATGCCCCGGCCCAGCAGGTGGCCCATTCGGCCCACGTCATCGACATGACCGACCCGATCCAGCTCGAGGCCCTGCTGGCGCGGGAAAAACCTCACTGGATCGTGCCGGAGATCGAGGCCCTGGCCACCGATACCCTGGCGCGGATCGAGGAACGAGGGCTTGCCACCGTGGTGCCCTGCGCCCGGGCGGTGCAACTGACCATGGACCGGGAAGGCATCCGCCGCCTGGCCGCCGAGGAGCTGGGGCTTCCCACCTCCCGTTACGCCTTCGCCGCCTCCCTGGAGGAACTGGAGGCGGCGGTGAAGGGAGTGGGGCTGCCCTGTTTCGTCAAGCCCACCATGTCCTCCTCCGGCAAGGGCCAGTCGCACCTGACCGCCCCGGATCAGATATCCGCCGCCTGGGACAAGGCCCGAAGCGGCGGGCGGGTGGACCGGGGGCGGGTGATCGTCGAGGAAAAGATAGATTTTGACTTCGAGATCACCCTGCTGACGGTGCGGGCGCTGGATGAAAGCGGCCGGTCGCAGATCCATTTCTGCCAGCCCATCGGCCACCGTCAGGAACAGGGCGATTACGTGGAAAGCTGGCAGCCCCAGCCCATGACCCCCAAGGCGTTGGAAGCCGCCCAGGCCATCGCCGCCAGGGTGGTCGAGGCCCTGGGCGGGCTGGGGCTGTTCGGGGTGGAGCTGTTCGTCAAAGGCGATCAGGTCTGGTTCAGCGAGGTCAGCCCCAGACCCCACGATACCGGTATGGTGACCATGGCGAGCCAGGTGCAAAGCGAGTTCGAGCTGCACGTGCGCGCCTTTCTGGGCCTGCCGGTGGACACCACGCTGCGACGGCCCGGGGCCAGCGCCGTGATCTATGGCAGCGTGGAAGGGGCGGGGCTGGTGTACGAAGGAATCGAAAACGCCTTGGCGGTGCCGGAATCCAGCCTGCGCCTGTTCGGCAAACCGCTCGCCTATCCGCGCCGGCGCATGGGGGTGGCGCTGGCGACGGCGGAAACCATCGAAGCGGCCCGGCAGGGGGCCCGGCGCTGCGCCGCCGGGGTGCGCCCGGAATTGGGCTAA
- a CDS encoding acetyltransferase gives MFLKRKQDGHLVEVLSLNDLVNPLHKEIIGRLHYGEEPGDPEKFTKADLCFPSGEELPRCWTDVHYRDEELLKRLKITP, from the coding sequence ATGTTCCTAAAAAGAAAACAAGACGGGCATCTGGTCGAAGTCCTCAGCCTCAACGACCTTGTCAACCCGCTGCACAAGGAGATCATCGGTCGCCTTCACTACGGCGAGGAACCGGGCGATCCGGAAAAGTTCACCAAGGCCGACCTTTGCTTCCCCTCCGGGGAGGAATTGCCGCGCTGCTGGACCGATGTCCATTACCGCGACGAGGAATTGCTCAAGCGCCTGAAGATCACCCCCTGA
- a CDS encoding DUF190 domain-containing protein, which translates to MSQNHQLVRIYTLEGEAPVDDVLRFLHDEERVSGVTLIRAVAGYGDSGKLHTTALLSLSLQLPLIIEFFDTSERVAAVIPRLRERFELRHIVHWPVTVDAP; encoded by the coding sequence ATGAGCCAGAATCATCAATTGGTCCGCATCTATACCCTGGAGGGCGAAGCCCCCGTCGACGACGTGCTGCGTTTCCTCCACGACGAGGAACGGGTCAGCGGCGTCACCCTGATCCGCGCCGTTGCCGGTTATGGCGATTCCGGCAAGCTGCATACGACGGCCCTGTTGTCCCTGTCGCTGCAACTGCCGCTGATCATCGAGTTTTTCGACACCTCAGAGCGGGTTGCGGCCGTCATCCCCCGCCTGCGGGAACGTTTTGAGCTGCGTCACATCGTCCACTGGCCGGTGACGGTGGATGCGCCTTGA